The candidate division KSB1 bacterium genome contains a region encoding:
- a CDS encoding glycosyltransferase has translation MQICASPSWGGMEMHVGFLSTHLAKRGHKIIPVCHPGSPLDRDLQERGFTPLRLRLSGYLHPCAIRRLAQWLDEKEVDVVHSHYSRDLWTLVPALQLYRRVPLILTKHIGTQKPKRDALHRWIYRHVDHIVAISEVIRRNILATHPINSERVSTVHHGVDLSRFSTNERERMVTRQELRLAPEHLVLGIIGRLQISKGHLEFLEMARRLRFDLPQARYILIGEASRGESSEARMILDKIREWQLEEIVHPLGFRRDIPRLLEAMDIFVFPSHAEAFGLVLIEAMAMAKAVVSSNCDGVLDIVRDGETGALVPPRNVEALSAAVLALANNPVQRLEMGRRAREHILKFFALERMLEALESIYKRVSSST, from the coding sequence ATGCAAATCTGTGCCTCACCGTCGTGGGGCGGCATGGAGATGCATGTGGGATTTTTATCGACTCATCTGGCCAAACGAGGTCACAAGATCATTCCCGTTTGCCATCCCGGCTCGCCGCTCGACCGCGACTTGCAAGAACGGGGCTTCACACCCTTACGCTTGCGCCTCAGCGGTTATCTTCATCCGTGTGCCATTCGCCGGCTCGCGCAATGGTTGGATGAAAAAGAGGTCGATGTCGTTCATTCTCATTATTCACGTGATTTGTGGACACTTGTGCCGGCGTTGCAGCTTTACCGGCGTGTGCCGCTGATTCTCACCAAACATATTGGCACCCAAAAGCCCAAACGCGATGCCCTGCATCGATGGATTTATCGTCACGTCGATCACATTGTAGCGATCTCGGAAGTTATCCGACGCAATATTCTCGCCACCCATCCGATAAACTCCGAGCGCGTCAGCACTGTCCATCATGGCGTCGATCTCAGCCGTTTCTCAACGAATGAACGCGAGCGCATGGTGACACGGCAGGAATTGCGATTGGCGCCCGAGCATCTCGTTCTCGGCATCATCGGCCGTCTGCAAATCAGCAAAGGCCATCTCGAATTTCTGGAAATGGCGCGGCGGCTCAGGTTCGATTTGCCGCAGGCGCGTTACATCCTTATCGGCGAAGCCAGCCGAGGTGAAAGCAGCGAAGCCCGGATGATTCTCGACAAGATCCGTGAATGGCAACTCGAGGAGATCGTGCACCCGCTCGGCTTTCGACGTGATATTCCGCGCCTGCTGGAGGCGATGGATATTTTCGTGTTCCCCTCACATGCCGAAGCCTTTGGCCTCGTGCTGATCGAGGCCATGGCGATGGCCAAGGCCGTGGTATCGAGCAACTGTGACGGCGTTTTGGACATCGTACGCGATGGCGAAACCGGTGCACTGGTTCCGCCGCGCAATGTTGAAGCGTTGAGCGCCGCAGTTTTGGCGCTGGCAAATAATCCGGTACAGCGGCTTGAAATGGGCCGCCGTGCCCGCGAGCATATTTTGAAATTTTTTGCGCTCGAGCGTATGTTGGAAGCGCTGGAGTCCATCTATAAAAGAGTTTCATCATCAACCTGA